In Candidatus Legionella polyplacis, the following are encoded in one genomic region:
- the groL gene encoding chaperonin GroEL (60 kDa chaperone family; promotes refolding of misfolded polypeptides especially under stressful conditions; forms two stacked rings of heptamers to form a barrel-shaped 14mer; ends can be capped by GroES; misfolded proteins enter the barrel where they are refolded when GroES binds), whose product MTTAKELRFGDKARQKMLIGVNALADAVKATMGPSGRNVVLEKSFGAPTVTKDGVTVAKEIEFEDRFENMGAQMVKEVASKTSDTAGDGTTTATVLARAIIVEGHKAVAAGMNPMDLKRGIDKAVTVITKDLKFMSKPCKDSKAIAQVGTISANADLAIGSIIAEAMEKVGKEGVITVEDGNGLENELMVVEGMQFDRGYISPYFINNQQNMSAELENPYILLVDKKISNIRDMLSILEAVAKSGRPLLIIAEDVEGEALATLVVNTMRGIVKVCAVKAPGFGDRRKAMQQDIAILTNGQVISEEVGKSLESTVIDDLGSAKRVVVTKENTTIIDGSGKKSDIESRIEQIRIQMKDTTSDYDREKLQERVAKLAGGVAVIKVGAATEIEMKEKKARVEDALHATRAAVEEGIVAGGGIALIRAQKALDGFKGDNEDQNVGIDILRRAIEAPLRQIVANAGYEASVIVNKVSEYKDRGNYGFNAATGEYGDLVEMGILDPTKVTRTALQNAASVASLMLTTECMIAELPKKDEPINPSAGGMNNMGDMGMM is encoded by the coding sequence ATGACTACAGCTAAAGAATTACGTTTTGGTGATAAGGCTCGTCAAAAGATGCTTATAGGAGTTAATGCGTTAGCTGATGCGGTTAAGGCTACAATGGGACCTAGTGGTCGAAATGTAGTGTTAGAAAAATCGTTTGGTGCTCCTACAGTTACCAAAGATGGTGTTACTGTTGCTAAAGAAATTGAATTTGAAGATCGTTTTGAAAATATGGGAGCTCAGATGGTCAAAGAAGTTGCTTCTAAGACATCGGATACAGCTGGTGATGGTACAACCACGGCGACAGTTTTAGCTCGTGCTATAATTGTTGAGGGACATAAAGCAGTTGCTGCAGGAATGAACCCTATGGATTTGAAAAGAGGTATAGATAAAGCAGTTACTGTCATTACTAAAGATTTAAAATTTATGTCAAAACCATGTAAAGATAGTAAAGCAATAGCTCAAGTAGGTACAATTTCTGCAAATGCTGATTTAGCTATAGGTTCTATCATTGCTGAAGCAATGGAGAAGGTTGGAAAAGAAGGAGTGATTACTGTTGAAGATGGAAATGGATTGGAAAATGAGCTTATGGTGGTTGAGGGAATGCAATTTGATAGAGGATATATTTCCCCTTATTTTATAAATAATCAGCAAAATATGAGTGCCGAGTTAGAAAATCCATATATTTTATTAGTAGATAAGAAAATCTCTAATATTCGTGATATGTTATCTATACTTGAAGCAGTTGCTAAATCGGGTCGTCCGTTATTAATAATAGCGGAAGATGTAGAGGGAGAAGCATTAGCTACATTAGTAGTTAATACTATGCGTGGTATTGTAAAAGTTTGTGCTGTAAAAGCACCTGGATTTGGTGATCGTAGAAAAGCAATGCAACAAGATATAGCTATTTTAACAAATGGTCAGGTTATATCTGAAGAAGTAGGAAAAAGTTTGGAATCTACTGTTATAGATGATTTAGGTTCAGCAAAACGTGTAGTAGTAACAAAAGAGAATACTACAATAATTGATGGTTCTGGTAAGAAATCAGATATTGAATCTAGAATTGAACAAATTAGGATTCAAATGAAAGATACTACTTCGGATTATGATCGTGAAAAATTACAAGAACGTGTTGCAAAACTAGCAGGTGGTGTTGCAGTTATAAAGGTTGGTGCAGCTACAGAAATTGAAATGAAAGAGAAGAAAGCTAGAGTAGAGGATGCTTTGCATGCTACACGTGCTGCTGTTGAAGAAGGGATAGTAGCTGGAGGTGGTATTGCTTTAATCAGAGCGCAGAAAGCTTTGGATGGATTTAAAGGAGATAATGAGGATCAAAATGTTGGAATAGATATTTTGAGAAGAGCTATTGAAGCTCCTTTGCGTCAAATAGTTGCTAATGCTGGATATGAAGCTTCTGTTATTGTTAATAAAGTATCTGAATATAAAGATAGAGGAAATTATGGATTTAATGCTGCTACAGGAGAGTATGGAGATTTAGTAGAAATGGGTATATTAGATCCAACAAAGGTTACTAGAACAGCATTACAAAATGCTGCTTCTGTTGCAAGTTTAATGTTAACTACAGAATGTATGATTGCAGAATTACCTAAGAAAGATGAACCAATAAATCCTTCTGCAGGAGGGATGAATAATATGGGTGATATGGGTATGATGTAA
- the groES gene encoding co-chaperone GroES: MKIRPLHDRVVVKRMEEERKTAAGILIPDTATEKPMQGEVIAVGDGKLLDNGDIRTLSVKIGDRILFGKYSGTEVKLSGEEFIVMREDDIMGIIIEDK, from the coding sequence ATAAAAATTCGTCCTTTGCATGATCGTGTTGTTGTAAAGCGTATGGAGGAAGAACGTAAAACAGCTGCTGGTATTTTAATACCAGATACAGCAACTGAAAAACCAATGCAAGGGGAAGTTATTGCTGTTGGAGATGGTAAGTTGTTAGATAATGGTGATATTAGAACTTTATCCGTTAAGATTGGTGACAGAATTTTGTTTGGTAAATATTCTGGAACTGAGGTAAAATTATCGGGTGAAGAATTTATAGTAATGCGTGAAGATGATATTATGGGTATAATAATAGAAGATAAATAA
- a CDS encoding Bax inhibitor-1/YccA family protein produces the protein MNRNVSFASRHRNVLIETNKVLRNTYLLLGMTFMFSSLIAYLAFIFNVQPLNPLLMIFGVYGLMFLTNSLRHSALGLLSVFAFTGFLGYSLGPTINYYVMNFANGYHLVNVALGGTGVVFFALSGYVLITRKDFNFLSGFLFIVTMVSFLFMIAGIIFRIQIIELIISSLFILLSSGLILFQTSEIIYGGETNYIMATLSLYVSIYNLFVSILSVLGFFTSSSNKE, from the coding sequence ATGAATAGAAATGTAAGTTTTGCCAGTAGGCATCGTAATGTATTAATTGAAACTAATAAGGTTTTAAGAAATACTTATTTATTGTTAGGTATGACATTTATGTTTAGTTCCTTAATAGCTTATTTGGCATTTATTTTTAATGTGCAGCCTTTAAATCCGTTATTAATGATTTTTGGGGTATATGGATTAATGTTTTTAACTAATTCATTAAGACATAGTGCATTAGGTTTATTAAGTGTGTTTGCATTTACTGGTTTTTTAGGGTATTCGTTAGGTCCTACTATTAATTATTATGTAATGAACTTTGCTAATGGATATCATTTGGTTAATGTTGCGCTGGGAGGAACTGGAGTAGTTTTTTTTGCATTATCTGGTTATGTTTTAATAACACGTAAGGACTTTAATTTTTTATCTGGATTTTTATTTATTGTTACGATGGTATCTTTTTTATTTATGATTGCTGGTATTATATTTCGTATACAAATTATTGAGTTAATAATATCTTCATTATTTATTTTACTTTCTTCTGGATTAATTTTATTTCAGACTAGTGAAATTATTTATGGTGGAGAAACTAATTATATAATGGCTACATTGTCACTGTATGTATCTATATATAACCTATTTGTAAGTATTTTAAGTGTTTTAGGATTTTTTACTTCTTCGTCAAATAAGGAATAA
- the tldD gene encoding metalloprotease TldD, whose amino-acid sequence MKNDENILSTAKNILLNTEEIDERIINKIITSTLINNDSSTDLYFQNKIHESWYIEDSKIKKGNFSIKQGFGMRSIIDEKINYTYCDDISLSSIKDATKIIQSVYTNKIINISKNLKKKKTHIEEIYHKTKQYYSTINPIDNMSQEKKISILQIIDEEARKLDPRVIQVSASLNGCFETIIIANSNLQEKLIADIRPLVSIKIKIIVEGKNGKRETAQIGGGGRTSYSYFFQNKKAIIYAKEAVKEAITNLDSLDAPAGSMPVVLGPGWPGILLHEAIGHGLEGDFNRKKLSAFSGKIGKQIASKEITIVDNGTLKNKRGSINIDDEGTPSQCTTLIENGILKNYMQDNFNAKLMKTKSTGNCRRESYEYPPIPRMTNTYMLPGKFDPKEIIESVKYGIYATNFDGGQVDITSGQFVFSSSKAYLIKNGKISNPIKGTTLIGNGTEIMNKISMIGNDLNLDYGIGTCIKDNQSVPVGVGQPTIKIDTITIGGTKNK is encoded by the coding sequence ATGAAAAATGACGAAAATATATTAAGTACAGCTAAAAATATATTATTAAATACAGAAGAAATAGATGAAAGAATTATAAATAAAATAATTACATCAACCTTAATAAATAACGATTCTAGTACAGATTTATACTTTCAAAACAAAATACATGAATCTTGGTATATTGAAGACTCAAAAATTAAAAAAGGAAATTTTTCTATAAAACAAGGATTTGGAATGAGATCTATTATAGATGAAAAAATTAACTATACATATTGCGATGACATATCTTTATCTTCCATCAAAGATGCAACAAAAATAATACAATCTGTTTATACAAATAAAATAATAAACATATCCAAAAATCTTAAAAAAAAAAAAACACACATAGAAGAAATATATCATAAAACAAAACAATATTATTCTACAATAAATCCCATTGATAACATGAGTCAAGAAAAAAAAATATCTATACTTCAAATAATAGATGAAGAAGCTAGAAAATTAGATCCAAGAGTTATTCAAGTATCTGCTTCGCTAAATGGATGTTTTGAAACAATTATTATTGCAAATTCAAATCTACAAGAAAAACTAATAGCAGATATTAGACCATTAGTTAGTATAAAAATTAAAATAATTGTAGAAGGAAAAAACGGAAAAAGAGAAACAGCACAAATTGGCGGAGGAGGAAGAACTTCTTATTCATATTTTTTTCAAAATAAAAAAGCAATAATATATGCTAAAGAAGCAGTAAAAGAAGCAATAACCAACCTTGACTCTTTAGATGCCCCTGCTGGAAGCATGCCAGTTGTATTAGGACCTGGATGGCCTGGAATTTTATTGCATGAAGCTATAGGACATGGATTAGAAGGTGATTTCAATAGAAAAAAATTATCAGCTTTTTCTGGGAAAATAGGAAAACAAATAGCCTCCAAAGAAATCACAATTGTAGATAATGGAACACTAAAAAATAAACGAGGATCTATAAATATAGATGATGAAGGCACACCATCACAATGTACTACATTAATCGAAAATGGAATATTAAAAAACTATATGCAAGACAATTTTAATGCTAAATTAATGAAAACTAAATCAACTGGAAATTGCAGACGTGAATCTTATGAATATCCTCCCATTCCAAGAATGACAAATACATATATGTTACCTGGAAAATTTGATCCTAAAGAAATAATTGAATCAGTAAAATATGGAATATATGCAACTAATTTTGATGGAGGTCAAGTAGATATTACATCTGGACAATTTGTTTTCTCTAGTAGCAAAGCTTATCTTATAAAAAATGGAAAAATTAGCAACCCAATAAAAGGTACAACTTTAATAGGAAATGGAACAGAAATAATGAATAAAATAAGTATGATTGGAAATGATTTAAATTTAGATTATGGAATTGGAACATGTATAAAAGATAATCAATCCGTTCCAGTCGGAGTTGGTCAACCTACCATAAAAATAGATACTATCACCATTGGAGGAACAAAAAATAAATAA
- a CDS encoding nicotinate phosphoribosyltransferase, whose protein sequence is MFALTGSYIDHYQLTTAQVYFLRKKSEDKAIFDYFFRKIPFNGGYAIFAGLDNLLNAIEKFHFNEIDEKYFKELKYHSNFIDYLKNFRFNGTIYSVLEGEIVFPFCPLVIIEANLIEAQLIETILLNILNFQTLIATKASRIRKVAGNCQLFDCGLRRSQGLGGYHASRASIIGGFDSTSNVSIGRDYRVPVFGTMTHSFVQSYKKESDAFRDFFSIWPKSCLFLLDTYNTLYSGIPNTITVAKEIEKTGQRLMGVRLDSGDLFYLGKKVRYALNIAGLNYIKIAVSNQLNEYVIKDLLDKKIPIDIFGVGTDLVIGYPDAALDGVYKLSFLNHNPSIKYSDDIYKKNFPYKKQVYRILDEDGCFLGADVISLSEEHKISIMHHPFNNKKSLFIEKYDQEPLLYKVMEKGKRLFSSKELIDISKYSSKRLEFLPDKYKCFFRPSVYKVGLSDILKKKFNKILD, encoded by the coding sequence ATGTTTGCATTGACTGGAAGTTATATTGATCATTATCAGTTAACAACTGCACAAGTATATTTTTTAAGAAAAAAAAGTGAAGATAAAGCTATTTTTGATTATTTTTTTCGCAAAATTCCTTTTAATGGTGGATACGCAATTTTTGCTGGTTTAGATAATTTGCTTAATGCAATTGAAAAATTTCATTTTAATGAAATTGATGAAAAGTATTTTAAAGAGCTTAAGTATCATTCTAATTTTATCGATTATTTAAAAAATTTTCGATTTAATGGCACCATTTATTCTGTATTAGAAGGAGAAATAGTTTTTCCTTTTTGTCCATTAGTTATTATTGAAGCTAATTTAATTGAGGCTCAATTGATTGAAACTATACTACTTAATATTTTGAATTTTCAAACTTTAATTGCTACAAAAGCTAGTAGAATACGGAAAGTTGCTGGAAATTGTCAATTATTTGATTGTGGATTAAGGAGATCCCAGGGACTAGGTGGATACCATGCCAGTAGAGCATCTATTATTGGTGGTTTTGATAGTACAAGTAATGTTAGTATTGGACGTGATTATCGAGTGCCTGTATTTGGTACTATGACTCATTCTTTTGTACAAAGTTATAAAAAAGAATCTGATGCTTTTCGTGATTTTTTTTCTATCTGGCCTAAATCGTGTCTTTTTTTGTTAGATACATATAATACTTTATATAGTGGAATTCCTAATACAATTACAGTGGCAAAAGAAATAGAAAAAACCGGTCAAAGATTGATGGGTGTAAGATTGGATAGTGGAGATTTATTTTATTTGGGAAAAAAAGTAAGATATGCTCTTAATATTGCTGGTTTGAATTATATTAAAATTGCTGTTTCTAATCAGTTAAATGAATATGTCATCAAAGATTTATTAGATAAAAAAATTCCTATTGATATTTTTGGGGTAGGAACTGATTTGGTTATTGGTTATCCTGATGCAGCATTGGATGGTGTTTATAAACTTTCCTTTTTAAATCATAATCCGAGCATTAAATATTCTGATGATATTTATAAAAAAAATTTTCCTTATAAAAAACAAGTGTATAGAATTTTAGATGAAGATGGATGTTTTTTGGGGGCAGATGTAATTTCTTTAAGTGAAGAACATAAAATTTCTATTATGCATCATCCATTTAACAATAAAAAATCTTTATTTATTGAAAAATATGATCAAGAACCTTTATTATATAAAGTTATGGAGAAAGGTAAGCGTTTATTTTCTTCAAAAGAATTAATAGATATTAGTAAATATAGTAGTAAACGTTTAGAATTTTTACCTGATAAATATAAATGTTTTTTTCGTCCTTCAGTTTATAAGGTTGGTTTAAGTGATATTTTAAAAAAAAAGTTTAATAAAATTTTAGATTGA